Proteins encoded by one window of Bacteroidia bacterium:
- a CDS encoding HAD-IB family phosphatase → MITVIIPSLNEEENIGSVVLFAKENPLVTEVLVVDDKSIDSTVRIAQDSGARVITSTRIGKGGSMREGVMFATNEVVVFLDADINPYPHFTIKLLTEPILQGGADFVKSSFNRNAGRVTELVAKPMLSIFFPELLQFQQPLSGMIASKKSLLQKLDFREDYGVDIGILIDMHLMHANIQEVDIGYIENKSKPWQALGKMSKEVAQTIILKASSSNSPHYNFEEFGVLNEIRSQMDFALASQQESLNKLIVFDMDNTILRGRFIDTCADKFNFKTQLMDIRSSETDSTILTKRIAKLLKNRTIDELIDVADSIDIVADTEKIIDNLKIRGYVVGIISDSYDCITNHVKNKLRMDFSLSNELEFSKSICTGEVKIPSFFVSNENSSCKHVLCKTNALHKLLEKYNIKKENSVAIGDSMNDLCMIKEAGLGIAFCSKDELLNHHADLIIRKPEFSELLNLAK, encoded by the coding sequence ATGATTACTGTAATTATACCATCTCTTAATGAAGAAGAGAATATTGGAAGTGTAGTATTGTTTGCAAAGGAAAACCCATTGGTAACAGAGGTTTTGGTTGTAGATGATAAATCAATTGATAGTACCGTTCGGATTGCTCAGGATAGTGGTGCACGTGTCATTACAAGTACTCGAATTGGGAAAGGGGGCTCTATGCGTGAAGGGGTGATGTTTGCTACCAATGAAGTGGTTGTTTTTTTAGATGCAGACATTAATCCTTACCCTCATTTTACAATTAAACTGTTAACAGAACCAATTTTACAAGGTGGTGCTGATTTTGTGAAATCTTCTTTTAACAGAAATGCAGGACGTGTAACAGAACTTGTAGCAAAACCAATGTTGAGTATTTTTTTTCCTGAACTGTTGCAATTTCAACAGCCTTTGAGTGGAATGATAGCCAGTAAGAAATCATTGCTTCAAAAGTTAGACTTCAGAGAAGACTATGGTGTAGATATTGGGATACTCATTGATATGCACTTAATGCATGCTAATATTCAGGAGGTAGATATTGGGTATATTGAGAATAAAAGTAAACCATGGCAGGCTTTGGGAAAAATGAGCAAAGAAGTTGCACAAACGATCATCTTAAAAGCCTCATCATCCAACAGTCCGCACTATAATTTTGAAGAGTTTGGCGTGTTAAATGAAATTAGGTCACAAATGGATTTTGCATTGGCAAGTCAACAGGAGTCCCTCAACAAACTGATTGTTTTTGACATGGATAATACAATATTGCGAGGACGGTTTATTGATACCTGTGCTGATAAATTTAATTTTAAGACACAGTTAATGGATATTCGCTCGTCTGAAACAGATAGTACCATCCTGACCAAAAGAATTGCCAAGCTTTTAAAGAATAGAACTATTGATGAACTGATTGATGTTGCAGACAGCATAGATATTGTTGCAGACACCGAGAAGATTATTGATAATTTAAAGATTCGGGGTTATGTTGTAGGTATTATTTCTGATAGTTATGATTGCATCACCAATCATGTCAAAAATAAATTAAGGATGGATTTTTCACTATCAAACGAATTGGAGTTTTCCAAAAGCATTTGTACAGGAGAGGTAAAAATCCCATCTTTCTTTGTAAGCAATGAAAACAGCTCATGTAAGCATGTATTATGCAAAACCAATGCCCTCCATAAACTATTAGAGAAGTATAATATTAAGAAAGAAAACAGTGTAGCGATTGGAGATAGTATGAATGATCTTTGCATGATTAAGGAGGCTGGCTTAGGCATTGCATTTTGCTCTAAAGATGAGCTACTCAACCACCATGCAGATTTGATTATTCGGAAACCGGAATTTAGCGAATTGTTGAACCTTGCAAAATAG
- a CDS encoding pesticin C-terminus-like muramidase — protein sequence MATNLDNLDGIQNFISSADIEGYRSVPYVPMGCYADETKKVRFKQDQLKKDWNILLKNEKDEKEKNKLKALRSTESLCLALNHQFLPIGKSGVTFSFGIDLGQVDESTLRKTYGISDRAIKVVHPYLKTTSVIELKNVLGKQPVTIPPDVLKEFEAKYMAYYIDKTAAKFDNTPVENTQSKAKTFADLPQSNQSVLVSVLWQYGVNTKIKWIHDIFSAGRIDNWQKVKEILLQQKEYVHRRKKEANIIMVSSDIKNN from the coding sequence ATGGCAACAAACTTAGATAACTTAGACGGCATTCAGAACTTCATAAGCAGTGCCGACATTGAAGGCTACCGTTCTGTTCCTTATGTTCCTATGGGATGCTATGCTGACGAAACTAAAAAAGTTCGTTTCAAACAGGATCAATTGAAAAAAGACTGGAACATTTTACTAAAAAATGAAAAGGACGAAAAAGAAAAAAATAAACTAAAAGCATTACGAAGCACTGAATCGTTGTGCCTTGCATTGAACCACCAATTTCTTCCCATAGGTAAAAGTGGTGTAACTTTCAGTTTTGGTATTGACTTAGGACAAGTTGATGAAAGCACTCTGCGAAAAACGTATGGAATAAGCGACCGAGCCATTAAAGTGGTTCACCCTTATTTAAAAACAACCTCCGTCATCGAATTGAAAAATGTACTCGGCAAGCAACCTGTAACCATTCCTCCTGATGTACTGAAAGAGTTTGAAGCAAAATACATGGCATATTATATTGATAAAACAGCGGCAAAGTTTGACAACACACCAGTTGAAAACACCCAATCAAAAGCTAAAACATTTGCAGATCTGCCACAGTCAAATCAGTCTGTTTTAGTATCCGTTCTTTGGCAATATGGGGTTAATACAAAAATCAAATGGATTCATGACATTTTTTCTGCAGGAAGAATAGACAACTGGCAAAAAGTAAAAGAAATTTTGTTACAGCAAAAGGAATATGTTCACAGAAGAAAGAAGGAAGCCAATATAATTATGGTTTCTTCAGATATTAAAAACAATTAA
- a CDS encoding GPW/gp25 family protein has product MQGKEHPSCTLKDSVAQRLHLILITNLNECRYDPEFGNLLWELDFENIPNITAWKDTMSKAIKEAVGNYEPRLNNVKAVLDVTEEELINKEKQTLKRIKKEWTYTYRLTLKKPTNNFIFRKRCM; this is encoded by the coding sequence ATGCAGGGTAAGGAACACCCTTCGTGTACGCTAAAAGATTCTGTTGCCCAAAGGCTGCATCTCATTTTAATTACCAACCTGAATGAATGCCGTTATGACCCCGAATTCGGAAACTTACTGTGGGAGCTAGACTTTGAAAACATACCCAATATTACCGCATGGAAAGACACCATGTCAAAAGCTATAAAAGAAGCCGTTGGCAACTATGAGCCACGTTTGAATAATGTTAAGGCGGTATTGGATGTTACCGAAGAGGAACTGATAAATAAAGAAAAGCAAACGCTTAAACGCATAAAAAAAGAGTGGACATACACATACAGGCTAACCTTAAAAAAACCAACGAACAATTTTATTTTCAGGAAACGCTGTATGTAA
- the tssO gene encoding type VI secretion system TssO — MEPLNKKEINTSFIQFIVMFLLAVLFAIICVFFDIKFFNKDYSVLKNKLKEKESEISYLHSVENKIDSVKKVVSELKEQDPKEFDIMKENLFNNLLVIDLRDTTLTTKIDNSIHDMGRQWLNDKQRLLKNADLEMVLQRKNKLIQTYANRLMNDCGLSKDQINLLNNTIGD; from the coding sequence ATGGAACCTCTCAACAAGAAGGAAATCAATACATCATTCATTCAGTTTATTGTAATGTTTTTGCTGGCAGTTTTATTTGCAATAATTTGTGTGTTTTTTGATATAAAATTTTTCAACAAAGATTACAGTGTTTTGAAAAATAAGCTAAAAGAAAAGGAAAGTGAAATTAGTTATTTGCATTCAGTTGAAAATAAGATTGATTCAGTTAAAAAAGTTGTCTCTGAGTTAAAAGAACAGGATCCTAAAGAGTTTGATATTATGAAAGAAAATCTTTTCAACAATTTGTTGGTAATAGATTTGAGAGACACAACACTTACTACAAAAATTGATAATAGCATTCATGATATGGGGCGTCAATGGTTAAATGATAAACAAAGGCTTTTAAAAAATGCTGATTTGGAGATGGTATTACAAAGGAAGAATAAACTAATTCAAACATATGCAAATAGGCTGATGAATGATTGTGGACTTTCAAAAGATCAAATTAATTTATTAAATAATACAATCGGTGATTAA
- a CDS encoding transposase, translated as MIGKSPIQGLKDLFQPLLREFIDMNHELVLLSQEINWKELEEGFSSLYSNTGTPAKPVRLLCGLLILKQIYNLGDRGYRGAKIIYSTQIIAPDTRKNTSPYQKQKMRNRFRRRASIEPIISHMKHQYRMLKNYFKGIAGDAINLMMSAAAFNFKSWMNKIKPKFSFAFCKIKFKIQILITFVCFNLKLTVVKD; from the coding sequence ATGATAGGAAAATCCCCTATTCAAGGACTAAAAGATTTATTTCAGCCGTTGCTGAGAGAATTTATAGACATGAATCATGAATTGGTTTTATTGTCACAGGAAATAAACTGGAAAGAGCTGGAAGAAGGTTTTTCTTCTTTATACTCCAACACAGGCACACCAGCCAAGCCTGTGCGTTTATTGTGTGGTTTGTTGATATTAAAACAAATCTATAATCTGGGGGATAGAGGCTATAGGGGCGCAAAAATAATTTACAGCACACAAATCATTGCACCCGATACAAGAAAAAACACTTCACCATACCAAAAACAAAAAATGAGAAACCGATTCAGACGCAGAGCTTCCATCGAACCCATAATCTCACACATGAAACATCAGTACCGAATGCTTAAAAATTACTTTAAAGGCATTGCCGGTGATGCCATTAACTTAATGATGAGCGCAGCCGCCTTCAATTTTAAAAGCTGGATGAACAAAATCAAACCAAAATTTTCTTTTGCCTTTTGTAAAATCAAATTTAAAATCCAAATTTTGATAACTTTTGTTTGTTTTAATCTGAAATTGACTGTTGTTAAGGATTAA
- a CDS encoding TssN family type VI secretion system protein: MIKSSVFSQANKVRSATNKSVRQVAAKTQFKYVLVFCIILVLPAGILYLNKVIPTHIFWGMQIFALLIGFIHVWQMGKRFDWRNQYSLQNKLILSILIIFFTMVLQSVVVYFCKPAQELFILFPTGILTFLFPLLMFSVYDFSTAIPSEIYKTWKYSLNINMQDMELIDFSNSYIVTFQLRKTPVDFNDAYMKFKAPLDRLPFGDLFALYMNEYSEKHRESPIQYLNSSNQPYDWIFYRKPTRWWNKRKLIDPSLTVRENKIKENDIIVSERVEY; this comes from the coding sequence GTGATTAAATCAAGTGTTTTTTCGCAAGCAAACAAGGTTAGATCCGCGACTAATAAAAGTGTACGGCAAGTTGCTGCTAAAACACAATTTAAGTACGTCTTGGTTTTTTGTATTATTTTAGTTTTACCAGCAGGAATACTATATCTGAATAAAGTAATTCCAACCCACATTTTTTGGGGGATGCAAATTTTTGCACTATTAATTGGATTTATACATGTATGGCAAATGGGTAAACGCTTTGATTGGAGAAATCAATATTCCTTACAAAACAAATTGATATTATCCATTTTAATTATCTTTTTTACCATGGTTTTACAAAGTGTAGTAGTCTATTTCTGTAAACCTGCCCAAGAATTATTTATTCTATTTCCTACCGGTATATTAACTTTCCTGTTTCCATTATTGATGTTTTCTGTATATGATTTTTCTACTGCAATCCCATCAGAGATTTATAAAACATGGAAGTATTCTTTGAATATTAATATGCAAGATATGGAATTAATTGATTTTAGTAATAGTTATATTGTTACTTTTCAGTTAAGAAAAACACCGGTTGACTTTAATGATGCCTATATGAAATTTAAAGCACCACTTGACCGTCTGCCTTTCGGTGATTTATTCGCACTTTACATGAATGAGTATAGTGAAAAACATAGAGAATCACCTATTCAATACCTTAACTCTTCCAACCAGCCATATGATTGGATCTTCTATCGAAAACCAACAAGGTGGTGGAATAAAAGGAAGCTAATAGATCCATCTTTAACTGTCAGGGAAAATAAAATAAAGGAGAATGATATAATTGTTTCAGAACGCGTTGAATACTAA
- a CDS encoding type VI secretion system baseplate subunit TssF — MQDEYLNELSKESIRSRMIKNAARIWGVEGEDIESTFDPLVAMLIEACAFELYKVNNEILDSQTRILERLARLLSPDAYTVAKPSYAIAHARSSEPETVLVKETQFYAQQKILNEEQKEVVKDIYFSPAMRVKIFDGDIKYMVAGKTIYEYKNSYSKVPLGEERSGAYLPHQHVYIALELNPKIKSIDRLPVYFDWKNDPEKEYYLSLIPLIKWYAGDTAMTAAAGINSSKELSDKFTLSDHYNVSYRIENVVNGIFEKNFITLSLNKPLAEMKLEIPEEIKGVFSESILAKFSSKYIWLKLVFPGAMKPAALNDLYLSMNTFPVINRKVNKITYQLRNNLNITPLKTDDLFFDMINVQNSDGYYFKSNPLESGFNNQAGYYTLRSGGIERFDRRQATEFLNSTINLLRDENAAFSSMGKDFINLHINQINQAIAMIENRLSTKGEHTRPSHFVILNQQKPNENVFIKFWSTNGTSGNSVKAGSRLTLESGSSVLPDTALLMTTSTGGKMPMEEGEKITAFKRSILSHDRIVTRQDIEMFCYHEIGNMISKIEIKKGWKATLHHKQSFLRILEVFITPKNKQHISEQEWKDLATELQHKIESASNGLMPVQVKFLLS; from the coding sequence ATGCAGGACGAATACTTGAACGAGCTAAGCAAAGAGAGTATACGCAGCCGCATGATCAAAAATGCTGCTCGTATATGGGGTGTTGAAGGCGAAGACATAGAGTCCACCTTTGACCCACTTGTTGCCATGCTCATTGAGGCTTGCGCTTTTGAGTTGTACAAAGTCAATAACGAAATTCTTGATTCTCAAACCCGTATTTTGGAAAGGCTTGCTCGCCTTTTGTCGCCCGATGCTTACACCGTGGCAAAACCTTCTTACGCCATTGCTCATGCACGCTCATCAGAACCGGAAACAGTTCTTGTTAAAGAAACACAGTTTTATGCTCAGCAAAAAATACTGAACGAAGAACAAAAAGAAGTGGTTAAGGATATTTATTTTTCACCTGCCATGCGAGTAAAAATTTTTGATGGCGACATTAAGTACATGGTTGCTGGAAAAACAATATATGAATACAAAAATTCGTATTCTAAAGTTCCGTTGGGCGAAGAGCGATCAGGAGCATATCTTCCTCATCAACATGTTTACATAGCACTTGAACTGAATCCTAAAATAAAATCCATTGATCGCTTACCGGTATATTTTGACTGGAAAAACGACCCTGAAAAAGAATATTACCTGAGCCTTATACCGTTAATAAAATGGTATGCAGGAGATACTGCAATGACAGCCGCAGCCGGAATAAATTCTTCAAAAGAATTGTCGGATAAGTTTACGCTTTCCGACCATTACAATGTGTCGTACCGTATTGAAAATGTTGTAAACGGAATTTTTGAAAAAAATTTTATTACGCTGAGTTTGAATAAACCATTAGCAGAAATGAAATTGGAAATACCGGAAGAAATTAAAGGTGTGTTTTCTGAAAGCATACTGGCTAAATTCAGTTCCAAATACATATGGTTAAAACTGGTTTTTCCGGGAGCCATGAAACCGGCCGCATTAAACGATTTGTATTTATCCATGAACACCTTTCCGGTAATAAACCGTAAGGTGAATAAAATAACCTATCAGCTTCGAAATAATCTCAACATAACGCCCCTCAAGACAGATGATTTGTTTTTTGACATGATTAATGTACAAAATTCAGATGGGTATTACTTTAAATCCAATCCGTTAGAAAGCGGCTTTAATAACCAAGCAGGTTATTATACACTACGTTCGGGAGGCATAGAACGTTTTGACAGAAGACAAGCAACAGAGTTTTTAAACTCTACCATTAATTTGTTGCGGGATGAAAATGCTGCATTCAGTTCTATGGGAAAAGATTTTATAAATTTGCATATTAATCAGATAAATCAGGCTATTGCCATGATTGAAAACCGCCTTTCAACCAAAGGCGAGCATACACGCCCCTCACATTTTGTCATCCTAAACCAGCAAAAACCGAACGAAAATGTATTTATCAAATTTTGGTCAACCAATGGTACTTCAGGAAATTCGGTAAAAGCAGGATCACGGCTTACATTAGAATCAGGTAGTTCGGTGCTTCCAGATACAGCCCTATTGATGACCACTTCCACAGGAGGAAAAATGCCGATGGAAGAAGGTGAAAAAATCACTGCTTTCAAACGCTCCATATTATCGCATGACCGAATTGTTACCCGTCAGGACATAGAAATGTTTTGCTACCATGAAATAGGAAACATGATAAGCAAAATTGAAATCAAAAAAGGTTGGAAAGCAACATTGCATCACAAACAATCGTTTTTAAGGATACTGGAAGTTTTTATTACTCCCAAAAACAAACAGCACATTTCAGAGCAGGAATGGAAAGATCTTGCCACGGAATTGCAACACAAAATAGAGTCGGCTTCAAATGGGCTAATGCCTGTACAGGTAAAATTTTTACTGTCGTAA
- a CDS encoding BPSL0067 family protein: protein MSFYLNITEELEGNASFKNDEGNHECAVFVQQATGATNTASWKKGIKVMDAPVGSIPKGTAIATFDSTGKYPLESGKRHAAVYLSHGKDGIRVYDQWNGQGMVKARTIYSDLKMMRKYVNRAENYYVIETI, encoded by the coding sequence ATGTCATTCTATTTAAATATTACCGAAGAACTTGAAGGCAATGCTTCTTTTAAAAACGATGAAGGAAATCATGAATGTGCTGTATTTGTACAACAGGCGACAGGCGCCACAAACACTGCGAGTTGGAAAAAAGGAATCAAAGTAATGGATGCTCCTGTCGGATCTATTCCTAAAGGAACGGCTATTGCAACTTTTGACTCAACCGGCAAATATCCATTGGAATCCGGTAAGCGGCACGCTGCTGTTTACTTATCTCATGGGAAGGACGGTATTCGGGTTTACGATCAGTGGAATGGTCAGGGAATGGTTAAAGCAAGAACCATTTATTCTGATTTAAAAATGATGAGAAAATACGTAAATCGTGCAGAGAATTATTATGTAATTGAAACAATATAA